A window of Kineococcus sp. NBC_00420 genomic DNA:
TCCTCGGCTTCGCCCTGTCCGCGATCGTGCAGGCCGTCGTCCGCCGCGACGCGATCACCCGCCTCCTCGGCGACGCCCGACCGAGGACCCTGCTGACGGCTTCCGGACTGGGCATCGCGTCCTCGTCGTGCTCCTACGCCGCGGCCGCCCTGGCCCGGTCCCTATTCCGCAAGGGCGCGGACTTCACCGCCGCCATCGCCTTCCAGGTCGCCTCGACCAACCTCGTCATCGAACTCGGCATCATCCTGACCCTGCTCATGGGGTGGCAGTTCGCCGCCGCGGAGTACAGCGGCGGCATCATCATGATCGTCGTCGTCGCCCTGCTCTTCCGTCTGCTCATGCGACCGAACGTGGTGGACGGCGCCCGCGAGGAAGCCGAGCAGGGCCGTGCAGGCTCCATGGAGGGCCACGCGGCGATGGACATGAGCGCGGGCGGCGACGCGTCCTGGTGGCGGCGCCTGCTGTCCGGGCCGGGTTTCACCGCCGTGAGCCAGGTGTTCGTGATGGAGTGGGCCGCGGTTCTGCGCGACATCCTCATCGGCCTGTTCATCGCCGGCGCCCTCGACGCCTGGGTCCCGAAGACGTTCTGGCAGGCGTTCTTCCTCATCGACCATCCCGTGCTGGCGCAGTTCTGGGGCCCACTGGTCGCACCCCTGGTCGCGGTGGCCAGTTTCGTCTGTTCGGTGGGCAACGTCCCCCTGGCGGCGGTGCTGTGGAACGGGGGCATCAGCTTCGGCGGGGTCGTCAGCTTCCTCTTCGCCGACCTGATCATCCTCCCGATCGTGGTGATCTATCGGAAGTACTACGGCGGGCGGGTCGCTCTGCGCCTGGCTGGGGTGCTCTACGTCGCCAGCGTCGTCGCCGGCTACGTGGTGGAACTCGCCTTCGGCCTAACCGGTCTCGTCCCCGCGCAGCGCAACGCCGTCGTGCAGTCGGTCGACCTCTCCTGGAACTACACGACGGTCCTGGACATCGTCTTCGCTCTGCTCGCCATCGTCCTCGTGCTCCGTTTCCTGCGCACCGGGGGTCGGGAGATGCTGTCGATGATGGGCGGACAACCCGACCACGACGATGACCAGCAGCACCAGCAGCACCAGCAGCACCAGCAGAAGGGTGGAGCATCCTCGTGAGCGACGTCCTGGCGCTGGGACTCCTGGTCCTCGGCGTCATCGTGCTGACCCCCGCGGCGGATCGCTGGGGAGTTCCCCAGCCGGTACTGCTGACCATCTACGGCCTCGCCCTCGGCCTCATCCCCCACGTACCCATCCCGCGGCTCTCCCCCGACCTGATCCTCCCCCTGGTCCTTCCTCCCCTGTTGTTCGCCGCGACCCAGAACACCTCCATCCAGCAACTGCGCGGCGCGATCCGCCCGGTCCTCGGACTGGCGGTCGGACTGACGCTGCTCACCGCCGCGCTCGTCGCCGTCGTCGCGCACGCCCTGGGACTGCCGTGGGCGATCGCAGCGGTCCTCGGGGCCGTCGTGGCGCCCCCCGACCCGGTTGCGGCCACCGCGGTCGCCGGTCGACTCCACCTGCCCGCCCGGCTGGTGACCCTGCTCGAGGGCGAAGGGCAGTTCAACGACGCGACCGCGCTGGTCGTCTACCAGTTGTCGGTGATGGCCGTCGTCGCCGGCGGCGTGAGTGCCGGGGAGATCGGTCTGAGCCTTCTCCTCGCGGTGGTGGGTGGGCTGGGCATCGGCATCGTCGGTGGCTGGCTGACCCGCTGGGCGCTGGGCCACCTGCACGACGCCGCGACCGAGACGACCGTGACCGTCGCGGTCCCCTTCGCCGTGTACCTGCTGGCCGACCACCTCGGCGCCTCCGGCGTCCTCGCCGTCCTGGGGACGGGGCTGTTCCTGCGGGCCCGCACCGCGGGACAGGTGACCTCCGGCGGGTGGCTGCTGGGTAAGTCGGTGTGGCGCTTCGTCGACTTCCTGGTCAGCGGACTCGTCTTCGCCTTCCTCGGACTGGAACTGACCACCGTCCTGCGTTCGTCGACGGAGCTGAACGACGCGAGCACCTGGGGCCTGACGGCAGCGGTCATCGCCGTCCTGGTCCTGTTGCGCACCGCGGCGATGTTCACCGCCTCGGCCCTCGCCGGTCGACGGGCCCGCCGCCGCAACGAGGGAACCCCGGCGGGACACCGCGAAGCGGCCGTGACGGCGTGGGCCGGGATGCGTGGGGTCGTGACCGTGGCCACGGCTCTGGCGCTGCCAGCCACGATCGAGAACGGTGACGACTTCCCCTCCCGGCAGGTTGTCGTGGTCGTCGCGCTGGTCGTGGTCATCGTGACCCTCGTCCTGCAGGGGCTGACGTTGGCGCCGCTGATCCGCCGTCTCGGCGTCGCTGATGATGCCGACACCGGAACCGACGTCCGTCGACTGCACCACCTCGCCGCGGAGGCTGCCCTGCACCGACTCCGCGAAGACGACACCGACACCGACACCGACACCCCCGAGGCTGTCGTCCAGGCCGTGCTGCGCCAGTACGAGAATCGATTGGACTACCGCCGCAGCGTCACCGATCTCGTCGAGGGTGACCTCGGCGGTGACAGCGCGGGAGACCACCTGCGCCGGCTGCTCGCCACCGCCAGCGAGGCCGAACGTGACGCGGTGCAGCGGGCCCGTCGTCAGGGCCAGGTCAGCGCGGAAGCCGCCGAAGTCGTCCTCTTCGACATCGAGTCCCGGTCGTTGCGCTATGAAACGTGACCCGGGAGCCGGGTGGGGGTCTGCCGCTGACTGGTTGCGCCACCGGCCCCTTCGGGAAGTCCTCGAGCAACTCGGAGAACCCGGAGAACCCGGAGAACAGGCGGACCGCCGGCGGCGGCAACTGCTCGCCGCGGAACTGGTTGCTCGTGCGAGCTGGGGTGTCGTTCTCCTGATCGCACCTCACCGGGTGCTGGGACTCACCGCTGGGAAGCCGGTCAGCGAGGACGGTGCCGCGCTCGTCGTCGCGCGGATCCTCGGTGCCCGCCACCTGCTGCAGGCGGCGGGAGGTGCCCTGGTGCCCGGGCGGACGGAACGTCGACTGGCCGCGGCCGTCGACGGCGTCCACGCGATCGCCTGCCTCGCGCTGGCGGTGCGCGCACCGCGCTACGCCCGCGGTGCCCTGGTGGACGCCATCCTCGCCACGACCTGGTGCGTGCTGAGTCTGCGAACCGTTCGCACCCACAGTAGTTCCTGACCTCTCACCCGACCCCTAAGCCGAAGGAGATGCCTCGTGGCCCGCATCGAGGACTACGGACTCATCGGAGACCTGCAGACCGCCGCCCTCGTCGGCCGCGACGGCTCCATCGACTGGTTGTGCCTACCCCGCTTCGACTCCGCCGCCTGCTTCGCGGCCCTGCTCGGCGACGAAGAGGCCGGGCGGTGGCGCATCGCCCCGGTCGGTGCCGGAAACTGCACCCGCCGCCGCTACCGCGACGACACGCTGATCCTGGAATCGGAGTGGGAGAGCGCCGAGGGCACCGTCCGGGTCATCGACTTCATGCCCCCGCGCGGGCGCGAAGCCGACCTGGTGCGCATCGTCGAGGGCGTGAGCGGCAGTGTCGAGGTGGAGGCCGACCTGCGGCTGCGGATGGGCTACGGCAGCGTCGTTCCCTGGGTCCGTTCCCTCGACGGTGGGATGCGCGCGGTCGCCGGCCCGGACGCGGTCCACCTGCACACCCCGGTGCACCTGCACGGCGAGGGCATGGCCACCGTCGCCCGGTTCCAGGTGGGCGCCGGGGACCGGGTCCCGTTCGTCCTGACCTACGTCCCGTCCTGGCTGGAGCACCCTGAGCCGGTCGACGCCGAACGGGCCCTGTCGTCCACCGCGGACTTCTGGCGGGACTGGATGCAGCGCTACACCTTCCAGCCCACGACACTGCAGGATGAACCGGAGACCGCCGCCCGCTGGGACGCCGCGACGCGACGCTCACTCATCCTGCTGAAAGCCCTCACCTACGCACCCACCGGCGGAATCGTCGCCGCCGCGACGACGTCTTTGCCCGAACAACTCGGCGGCTCACGCAACTGGGACTACCGCTTCACCTGGCTGCGCGATGCCACCTTCACCCTGCAGGCGCTGCTCGGAACGGGTTTCGTAGAGGAGGCGAAAGCCTGGCGGGAGTGGTTGTTGCGCGCTGTCGCCGGCGACCCCGCACAGCTGCAGATCATGTACGGCCTCGACGGCACCCGCCGGCTCCAGGAAGCAGAACTGCCCTGGCTGCCCGGCTACGAAGGCTCAGGACCTGTGCGCATCGGCAACGCCGCAGCCGATCAGTTGCAGCTCGACGTCTGGGGCGAGGTCCTCGACGGCCTGCACCTCTCACGCAGTGCCGGGATCGCCCCCGATGAGGCGTCCTGGGACCTGCAAAGGGCACTGCTGGACCACCTCGAAGGTCACTGGCAGGACCCCGACAACGGCTTGTGGGAAGTTCGTGGCCCCCGCCGGCACTTCGTGCACTCCAAGGTGCTCGCCTGGGTCGGACTGGATCGAGCCGTCCAGGGCGTCGAACGGTTCGGGTTGCAGGGACCGGTGGATCGCTGGCGCCAAACCCGCGCGGCCATCCACGCCGAAGTCTGCGAACGCGGCTACGACCCCGACCGTGCGACGTTCACGCAGTCCTACGGTTCCACCGGCCTCGATGCCGCCACCCTTCTCATCGGTGAGGTGGGGTTCCTGCCCTGGGAGGATCAACGGGTCATCGGCACCGTCGAGGCCGTCCAGCGTGAACTGGACCGCGACGGGTTCCTGCTGCGCTACGACACCAGCGCCGACGGCGGCGACGGACTCGCCGGCGAAGAGGGCGCGTTCCTGGCCTGCACGTTCTGGCTGACCGACGCCCTGCACGGCATCGGGCGCCGCACCCAGGCCCGGGAGACGTTCGAGCGCCTCCTGCTGCTGCGCAACGACCTCGGCCTGCTGAGTGAGGAGTACGACCCGGCCACCCGGCGGCACCTGGGCAACACCCCGCAGGCCTTCAGCCTCGTCGGCCTGGTCAACGCCGCCCGCCACCTCGGCGGCAGCCACCCCGCCGACCTGAGCCGCAGTGGCCATCGGAGTGGGAGTGGCCATGGCAGGGCTGGCAGCGCTGAACGTGGCCCGACCGATCGCTGAGGACCGGCTCGAGGCGCTACCCCCACGGGAACGCCAGCAGGCTGTCGTGGGGGTACTTCCCACTCCCGAGTCAGGTGTCTTCGTTCTGGTGCGGGACAGCAGCGCTCGGGCTAGCTGTGGCCGGGAGACATCGTCGCAATGCCCTGATCGGGATCGTCAACCTCAGCTGAGCTGGACTGAGCTGGGCTGAAGTGGGCTGAGCTGGGGGTCAGCGTCACCTCCACCGGCGGGAGTCCGACGACGTCGTAGGTCGCGGAGGCGATACCGATACCGGCCTCGTCCAGAGCGCCGAGGACCTGACGGGTGATGGCGTCCTTGACCTCCCTGACCCCGCGGTGGTCGACCAGGAACCGCAGCGACAGTTCCAGCCAGTTGTCGGTGATGCGCCAGTACACCGCCGGCGCCAGAGCCGCGTCGGCCATGGCGTAGCGGGTGCGCATCCGCGCCAGGGACCGCTCGGCCTCGGGGTCATCGACGACAGCGTGGATGCGGGCGGCGTCCAGCAGGATGGCTTCGGCGCGGTGGCGGTCGGCGTCGTAGGAGACCGGCAGGACGATCTCCTCCCACAGGTAGGGAAAGTCGCGGGTGTAGTTGTAGACCGGCTCCTCGAAGATCACCGCGTTGGTGACGGTGACCACCCGCCCGGTGTACTGCCGCGAATGCACCCAGGTGGCCGGGTCGGCCCCGGCTACGGCGGGGGGCTGGCCCATCTCCATGATCGTGGTCTTGAGGAACCCCAGGCGCACGACGTCACCGCGCACCCCGCCGAGCACGATGCGGTCCCCGACCCCGAAGGTGTCCCCGCGCAGGATCACCGCGTAGGCAGCCAGGGAGAGGATCACCTGCTGCAGGGCGAAGGCCAGACCCGCGCTGATCAGGCCGACCCCGGTGGACACGTCGGTCTCGGGAGTGATCCAGATCGAGACCACACCCAGGACCAGGACGACCGCGGTGATGACCTGCAGGCCCTGGCGGGCCCAGAAGCGGCGCGGGTCGGCGACCTGCCCCCCGAGCATGCGGCGCAGCACCGCTCGAGCCGCGGCCTGCAAGGCGACGACGACGATCAGCGCCAGGGTGAACAGCAGTTTCACCCCGGTGGTGGCACTGACCCCGACCAGCGTGACCCCCAGAATGCGTACCGCACCCGAGGGATCCACACCCGTCTCGGTCACGGTGCTCGCGATGCCCGAGGTGGTCGCGATGCTCAAGGTCAGCTCGGCGTTCACCGCGCTCGCCCGGTGCCGAACGGCGCGATGGGCCCGGTAGTGGTGGATCGCCACACCCCCTGCAGGGCCCGGCGCACTTGCTCGCCCTGGGCGTGCAGGGCAGCCGCTTCGCTCTCGTCGTGGTCCCCGTCCTGGGCCGCCGCGGCCGCGGTGGCGTCTAGACGGCTCAGCTGGTTCCCGATCGCGGTGACCGCCTCGCTCGCCTGGGGGGTGTCGGCTCGTGCGCACCAGGCCAACGCCCGCAACAACTCATACAGAGCGGCCAGAACACTGGGGTCGGCGGCTCCGTAGCGTCGGGGTTGGGCCACGGCCAGGTCGAGCAGGTCCGAGATCGAGGGCCGGGCCACCAGGACCCGCAGCCCCCGACGCTTCCCTTCGCAGCCGTCACCGCCGGCGTCGGCGACACTGTCGCCTTCGCCGTGCTTGCTGTCGTTCCCGTCGCTGTCCTCGCCGTCGTACAGGCCCTTCGGGCCCAGACGAAGGCCCACGAGTTCGCACAACAGCGCCGAGGAATGCCCCAGCGCGTGCACCGCGGTCGTTGGGTCGTTGATCCCCGGCGACAGCGCCTTGGTCGCCACATCGGTCAACTGGCGCAGCCCGAAGGCGACGTCCTGAGCTTCGGTGCGCTCGGGTCCGATGACCACTGCATCGGCCATCGCCTCCTCCAGGTCGCTCAGCACTTCCTGCCCCACCACCGTGCCGCTACCGGCCGGCCACACCCAGGCGATGGGCGTCCCGGTCACCACCGAGGCTCCCGGGAGCGGCTCGAGGACCATGAGCACGTCCGCTCGCACCGCAGCAGCCAGCACCGCGTCCTCATCGACCCGGACCAAAAACCCCGAACGGCGGGCCAGCAGCGGCACCGCACTCCGCGGGGGGTGCAGGTCCGCGCTGGGGTCCCCGGTCAGGCCGGCTGCGACGGGACCGCGGGGGCGGGGGCCACCGAGCACCGCCTGGGCGGTGCCGCTGGCGTCCTCGTGCACGGTCCGCAGCATCGTCTCCACCCGGATCTCCCCCGCCAGGTGGGCCAAGAAGAGGATCAACGCGATGACACTGGCAATGGTGAGCACGAACGCCACCGTCACCGAGAACTGCGGCACGAACGCGGTGCCCTCCTCATCAGCCGAGCGCACCGTCCGCTCCACCGTCAGGGCGTAGGTGAACGTCGCCAGGAAGATCCCCAGGGTGACGTGGACGAAGCGGTCACGGGTGAAGGTGCGCAGCAGCCGGGGGGAGAACTGGCTGCTGGCCAGCTGCAAGGTCACCACCGTGAGGGAGAACGTCAGCGAGGTGACGGTGATGAGCGAGCTGCTGATGGCGTCCAGGATGGTGCGCGCAGCACCTGGGCCGCCGCTGAAGAGCAGGTCAGAGATCCAGGCGGGGACGTGGTCATCGGCGAGGCGGTCCAGGCGGGGCAGGAAGATCCCGGCCACCAGGCCGAGCACCACGCAGGCCACCGGCACTGGCCACAGCGAGGTCCTCGCAGCCGTCACTGCCGCCCGCACCCGCATCGCGCGGCCCTTCACCCCCGCCCCCCGATGACGACCGAAGCTACCGAGACCACGGCAGCCCCAGGCCTGCCGGAAACCACCACACCACCATCGACCAGCACAGATCCACCTTGTCCACTGCGAACCCCCCGGGGTGGGGACTCGGTGAACAGTGACACCGCACCACCGGCACCGCTCGATGACATCCGGATCAGGGCGCCGTCACGGCTTAGAGCGACCGGCAATAGGCGGAGGACGGCAGTGACGCTGGGGCGCTCCGTACGGCGAGGAGCCCACTGCGACAGCGTCGTCAAGTAGTCCATCGCAGTGCAGGCAGGCGGGCCCGCCGCCTACTGCCGGTCGCTTTAAGCCGATGGCCTCGATTGACCAAGACAGCGGTGTCGCCGACCCTCTGCTTGAGCCATCCGGCGTGATCAGCGAGCGTCGACGCTGGCGGTGCCGGATAGTCCCCTCCATGTCCGCCCCAGCCCCTGAACGTGGATCCGCTGCCATCACCCCCGGTGCTGCCGCGGCACCGACCAACCTCGCCACGGCCGAGCAGGACTGGATGGCGCTACAGACCTGGTGGGCTGAACTGACCATGGGTCGCCGGCAGCAGCTGTTGACCTTGACCCCAGCCCAGCCCCTACCGCAGCCCGTCGTTGCTGACCTGGGCCGCCGGGGGATCCACTGCCCGCTAATCTTGGTCAGTGAAGGCACCCGCGTGGTCCGGCGGGCCGTGCCCTCCCCGGCACTGCTGGACTTCCTCGCCGCGCACGTTGGCTGACTTAGAGCGACCGGCAGTAGGTAGCGGGACCCACCTGCTTGTGCCCTGCGGTGACTACTCGACGGCGCTGCCCTAGTGGGCTCCTCGCCGTGCGGAGCGCCCCAGCGTCACCGCCGTTCTCCGCCTATTGCCGGTCGCTCTTACTGCATCATCGAGGAACTGCGGTGCAGTCGGTTGGTCACTCGGTCGCGACGCCTACGCCCACGTCGATGGCGAAAAGGTTGTTAAGGCCGCTGACGTTGAGTAGGTAGGCAACCTGTGGGGCGGGGTTGAGGAGCCGCACCGGTTGGGGGGTGCTGCCGCGGATGAGCTGGGCGAGGAAGGCGAGACCGGTGGAGTCCATGAAGGAGACGGCGCTGATGTCGATGGTGACGTGGTGGCCGGCGGCTGTTGCCTCCTCCCGCAAGGTGTCCAGGCGCCCGCCGATGGCGGCGTCGACCTCTCCGTGCAGGGTGATGGTGGTCCGCTTTGCGGTGTGGTCGATGAGGATCTGACCACCGCCGACGGCGTCACCCCTGGCGTAGGTCTGGCTCGTCGCCTGCTCGGTGTCTAGGCCGGTGTCCGCGCTGGTGGTCGCTTCGAAGGCCGTGTCGGTCTCGTTCATACCCCACCCCCTCTGCCTGTGTCCGCTATTCCCGAAGCTCCGTCAGCTCCGTCAGCTTCGTCTCGGCTTCTGTCCACGGGGTCGTGTCCAGGCCGGGGTCGAGCGTAGAACACGTGTACGAGGAGGTGGATGGAAGGGAGTGTCGGGGGTCAGACGGCGGTATGGCGATGGCGGTACGGGGTGTAGGCGACGTAGGGGTGATGGGGCTCTAGGAGATCCCAGCCGGGACGAGGCGACACCACACGGTCTTGCCGGTACTGACGCCAGCGGATGCGTCGGTCGCGCCGTGCTGGTGGTGATGCTGGCCACCTGCCAGGTGGTGGGGGTGTTGGATTCCCCACTCGGCGCTGAGGTGGTCGATGAGGTGGATCCCGCGTCCTCCGAAGGCGTGGGGGTCAACTACTCGAGGGGCGGGAGGGTCTTCATCACTGCCGTCGCTAACAGAGAGGAGAACTCCTTCGGGGCCGATGCACTCGACTTCGACGGTGATGGGCGGCCCGCCGTAGCGGACGGCGTTGGAGACCAGCTCGGTGATGAGCAGGCGGGCTTGATCGAGGTCGGCGCTGCAGTGGGGGGTGCACCAGTGCTCGTTGAGGAAGCGTCGCGCGAGTCGCCCGGAGGTCAGCGTGGCGGGCAGGCTCGCTCGCGAGGATCGAGTTGTGGTGCACATGCGCTTAATGGTCGGGGTGTGGTGGGTGTTCTGCTCGCTGATCTTCAGGCCGGGGATTGTCTGACATTGACCGGGACACGACGCGGTCGACGCCCCGTCTCGGTGGGTCTTCACCTCCGGTACCCGCCGCTGGTACCCGCCGCAGCATTCGTCAACGTCGTCAGCTACTGGGGACGTCGTCAGAGGCTGGTCACGGGGAGGTAGGTCCGGGAAGGTGATGGTGTCGTGTCGGGCGCTGTCGGGGGGGTAGCGATCGGTGCGGTGACAGCGGCAGCCTCGAGGGCGAGGTGAGCGGTGAAAGCCTCCCCGTTCATGGGACGGGCATGCAGGAACCCTTGCGTCTCATCGCAACCCAGCTCGTGTAAAGCGACGAGCATGGTGGTGTCCTCGACACCTTCGGCAACTACCCGCAGACCGAGGCGGTGGGCCAGTGCGACGGTGCCGGCGACGATGTCCGCCGTCCGCGCTGTGGTGGTGACCTGCTGGGTGAGGGAGCGGTCGAGTTTCAGTTCGCTGGCGGGCAGGTTGTTGAGGTAGGCGAGGGAGGAGTAGCCGCTGCCGTAGTCGTCGATGCTGATGGCGATCCCACGCCCGGCCAGGTCGTGGAGGCGGGCGATGGACTCTTCCGGATCCACCATGATGGACGTCTCGGTGATTTCCAGGACCAGAGCAGCCGGCGTCAAGGCGGACTCGGCCAGGAGGCGGTCGATCAGGCCCAGCAGGTCGGGGTGAGTCAAGGAGGTGGCCGAGAGGTTCACTGAGATCCGCAGCCCCTGTCCGGCGTCGTGTCCGGCGTCGTGTCCGGCGTCATGCCCGGCGTCATGCCCGGCGTCATGCCCGGCGTCATGCCCGGCGTCATGCCCGGCGTCATGCCCGGCGTCATGCCCGGCGTCATGCCCAAGGTCCTGATCAAGACGTGGACACATCGACTGCCAGTGCGCGGCGTGGTGGATCGCCTGCTGCATGACTTCGGTGGTGAGGGCGTGCATGAGGCCGTAGTCCTCGACGTGGTCGAGGAAAGCGTCCGGTGTGAGCACGCCCAGGCGGGGATGGTCCCACCGCACCAGCGCTTCAGCCCCGACGACGCGGCCGGTGCGGCAGAGCTGCGGTTGGTAGTAGACGAGCAGGCGGCCGGTCTCGACGTCGTCTCGGGCATCGCGTGCGCCGAGGAGGGCTTTCAACTCTTCCACCAGTTGCGCTTGCTGTGCTGCGTGGTGCGCTGCGACTTCGTCGTGGATTTCGTAGCGGTCGCCGCCGGCGGTCTTGGCTCGATACATCGCCGCGTCGGCGTGGCGGAGGACCTGTTCGGGGGTGTCGCCGGGGTCGGTGACGGCGATGCCGACGCTGCCGTGAATGAGCAGGCGGCGCCCGTCGATCTGGACGGGTTCTCGGGTCGCGTGGGCCAGGGCAACGAAGACATCCTGCGCGGCCAGCAGGGAGTGACCGGGGAAGACGACGGCGAATTCGTCCCCGCCCAGGCGGGCGGCGAGGGCGGGTGCGTGGACCACGGTGTTCAGCAGGCGGCCCGTTCGTCGCAGGACTTCGTCACCGACGGCGTGGCCGAACCGGTCGTTGATCTGCTTGAACCCGTCCAGGTCGATGATCACCAAAGTGAAAGGACGAGCAGCGGTGGTGTCTTCGATGAGTCGACGGTCCAGGGCTCGACGGTTGGCCAGTCCGGTGAGGTCGTCGGTGAGGGCTTCGTGGCGGCTGATGAGCAGGTGGGCGAGGAGGTGGATGGAGTGCAGACCGCGCAGCGAGACCGCGGCCGCTGCTGTCCCGGCCCACAGCGTCGCCCACCAGACGGTGGAGCCGGGGGTGTGGGTGTAGATGAGCAGGCCGGTGCCGACCAGGACGCTGATGCTGACCAGCAGGATGATGAAGGATCCGGCGGTGGGGGCCTCGGAGGTGCTGGGGCGCGGTAGCGGCGCGGGCGCGGGCAGGAGCGCGCAGATGACCAGGACCACGATCACAGTTGCGTAACCCAGGTCGGAGTAGGAGGCGGTCCCGGATGCTGCCGCCGGGTCGCCGATGTGGGCGGCGTCCAGTCCGGCGGCCACGGTCACGGCGAGGGTGAAGGCCCAGACGCGGACGTCGCGGAGCAGCCCGCCGATGATGAGGATGGTGGCAGCGGTACCGACAACCAAGATCTCTGCCGCGATCCGGACCAGCCACAGCTGCAGTTGCCAGCCCGGCCAGGACGAGAGTGGGGAGTGCAGCCAGAGCATGGTGAGGTTGCCCAGGGCGGCCAAGGCGAACACTGCGCCGATGCCGTTGAGCCAGTCACCGGGTTCGGCGGTCAGGGTGCCGTAGCGGTTCCAGTGGATCAGGGCTTGGTAGAGCAGTGGGCACGCGGCGAGGACCCCGAGGTTGAAGATCGCTGAACCCACCGCCACCGACGTCAGCGTGGTGATCGGAGCGCCGTGCGCTGCGGTAATGTCCACGCCTGCGGCCAGGATGGACGCGCCCGCGGCGAGGACCGCGGCACGGGCCAGCCAACGCCACACCGCAGTCTCGGACCCCGCCTGCCGTGCACGCCAGCGCATCACCGTCGCGGCCGCGACAAACATCACGATCCGAGCGACCGCGGCGATGATCACCCACGAAACCCTTGAGCCGGGGTCCACCAGCCCGTTACTACTACCCACCCACTGTTTTACGTGGGTCGTGAGAACGTTGAGGCCAACGAGCACAACCGCGGATACGACGCTGAGCACGACGCTGACGACGACAGGCAGCGACGGTGCACTGGTCATCCGGCGGCGTAGCGGGAGGGTCCTCACCGGCTGAGTATCGGCACCTTGTGCTGCACTTCGGATCGGCTGGATGGTTGACTTCTCCAGCTCTATCTCACCGAGGACACACGCATACTTTCGGGCCCAGCACATGTCCTCGGAGACCGGTCCCCCATCTGCAGGTCCAGAGGCGCCAACACCACCAAGAAACTTGCTCCATCGCCGCCACTGCACTCGGCGCAGCGATCAAGTTGATCGCCGGACGGCCCGATGCGGTCAAATGATCTGATGCCAAGCAGTGCGAGTCGAGCACAAGGACGTAGTGACCTCGCGGTCATCCGAGATGCGAGCTCCGTCACTACCGGCCGCGACTCACAATCATGCCGCAGTAGGTGCAGGCGCAGGGTTGGTCACGGTTACGTCGAGCGGGTCGGGTCGGGGCGGGGCGGGGCGGGGCGTGAAGAGGCCACCCCGATGCGGTCACGGCGATCGTTGGCGCGAAGACCTCACTGGTTGAGCTGCGCCTGAGCAAGTGGCCTCGGCAGGGTACGGTCACGCGCCGGGGTGGGTTCGGCGTCAAGATCCGCGCCCCGCCGTCGGCAATGGTGACACACCCCGCGCCAGGCGAGTCGGGGCCCACGAACCCTCTTACCGCATAACGTCCACGGGCTGGAACTGTTCGCTGAACGCTCCCGCACCAGGTGGGCACTGTGGCCGCCGGCTCCTCGCCACACCCACCTGCCGCTGACATCGAACGTCTTGACGACCTCGATCCCGATGGCGCTGAAGCCACTGACATCACCGTCAGCGGGCTGACCCGGTCGATGGCCCCTCAAGACCACGTGGCCCCCAGGATCCGCCCCGGACCCGGCCTCAGACACAGCATCAGGAACGGCATCAGAGACAACCTCAGACACGACTGCACCCGCTTTCACGTGACCCGGCGCCAGTCCCACCGGGGATGGTCGACAACGTCTTGAACAGGAGAATCAGGGACACGGTCAAGCGATCGAGAGATCGAGAGATCGAGAGATCGAGAGATCGAGAGACCCAAAGATCCGCGATCTGACCTCACACTCCGCTTCGAGCCAGGGTGAACTGACTGACGAGCTCGTTCAGCTCCGTAGCGGTACGCGAGACCTCACCCGCGGTGGTGGCGGTGTGGCTGGCCCCAGAAGTGGTCTGATCCGCCGCAGCGGCGATCCCGGAGATGTTCAGCGCGATCTCCTGACTCCCCGAGGACACCTCGGTGACGTTGCGCACCATCTCCGACGTCGTCGCCGACTGCTCCTCCACCGCC
This region includes:
- a CDS encoding Na+/H+ antiporter → MSDVLALGLLVLGVIVLTPAADRWGVPQPVLLTIYGLALGLIPHVPIPRLSPDLILPLVLPPLLFAATQNTSIQQLRGAIRPVLGLAVGLTLLTAALVAVVAHALGLPWAIAAVLGAVVAPPDPVAATAVAGRLHLPARLVTLLEGEGQFNDATALVVYQLSVMAVVAGGVSAGEIGLSLLLAVVGGLGIGIVGGWLTRWALGHLHDAATETTVTVAVPFAVYLLADHLGASGVLAVLGTGLFLRARTAGQVTSGGWLLGKSVWRFVDFLVSGLVFAFLGLELTTVLRSSTELNDASTWGLTAAVIAVLVLLRTAAMFTASALAGRRARRRNEGTPAGHREAAVTAWAGMRGVVTVATALALPATIENGDDFPSRQVVVVVALVVVIVTLVLQGLTLAPLIRRLGVADDADTGTDVRRLHHLAAEAALHRLREDDTDTDTDTPEAVVQAVLRQYENRLDYRRSVTDLVEGDLGGDSAGDHLRRLLATASEAERDAVQRARRQGQVSAEAAEVVLFDIESRSLRYET
- a CDS encoding permease; translated protein: MDSALNAVGDALRVTGSMAWQIGWALILGFALSAIVQAVVRRDAITRLLGDARPRTLLTASGLGIASSSCSYAAAALARSLFRKGADFTAAIAFQVASTNLVIELGIILTLLMGWQFAAAEYSGGIIMIVVVALLFRLLMRPNVVDGAREEAEQGRAGSMEGHAAMDMSAGGDASWWRRLLSGPGFTAVSQVFVMEWAAVLRDILIGLFIAGALDAWVPKTFWQAFFLIDHPVLAQFWGPLVAPLVAVASFVCSVGNVPLAAVLWNGGISFGGVVSFLFADLIILPIVVIYRKYYGGRVALRLAGVLYVASVVAGYVVELAFGLTGLVPAQRNAVVQSVDLSWNYTTVLDIVFALLAIVLVLRFLRTGGREMLSMMGGQPDHDDDQQHQQHQQHQQKGGASS
- a CDS encoding glycoside hydrolase family 15 protein; amino-acid sequence: MARIEDYGLIGDLQTAALVGRDGSIDWLCLPRFDSAACFAALLGDEEAGRWRIAPVGAGNCTRRRYRDDTLILESEWESAEGTVRVIDFMPPRGREADLVRIVEGVSGSVEVEADLRLRMGYGSVVPWVRSLDGGMRAVAGPDAVHLHTPVHLHGEGMATVARFQVGAGDRVPFVLTYVPSWLEHPEPVDAERALSSTADFWRDWMQRYTFQPTTLQDEPETAARWDAATRRSLILLKALTYAPTGGIVAAATTSLPEQLGGSRNWDYRFTWLRDATFTLQALLGTGFVEEAKAWREWLLRAVAGDPAQLQIMYGLDGTRRLQEAELPWLPGYEGSGPVRIGNAAADQLQLDVWGEVLDGLHLSRSAGIAPDEASWDLQRALLDHLEGHWQDPDNGLWEVRGPRRHFVHSKVLAWVGLDRAVQGVERFGLQGPVDRWRQTRAAIHAEVCERGYDPDRATFTQSYGSTGLDAATLLIGEVGFLPWEDQRVIGTVEAVQRELDRDGFLLRYDTSADGGDGLAGEEGAFLACTFWLTDALHGIGRRTQARETFERLLLLRNDLGLLSEEYDPATRRHLGNTPQAFSLVGLVNAARHLGGSHPADLSRSGHRSGSGHGRAGSAERGPTDR
- a CDS encoding mechanosensitive ion channel family protein, which encodes MNAELTLSIATTSGIASTVTETGVDPSGAVRILGVTLVGVSATTGVKLLFTLALIVVVALQAAARAVLRRMLGGQVADPRRFWARQGLQVITAVVLVLGVVSIWITPETDVSTGVGLISAGLAFALQQVILSLAAYAVILRGDTFGVGDRIVLGGVRGDVVRLGFLKTTIMEMGQPPAVAGADPATWVHSRQYTGRVVTVTNAVIFEEPVYNYTRDFPYLWEEIVLPVSYDADRHRAEAILLDAARIHAVVDDPEAERSLARMRTRYAMADAALAPAVYWRITDNWLELSLRFLVDHRGVREVKDAITRQVLGALDEAGIGIASATYDVVGLPPVEVTLTPSSAHFSPAQSSSAEVDDPDQGIATMSPGHS